The Patescibacteria group bacterium region GAGCGCGTGCGCGTCGAGAATGACTAATTTTTTTGGTTCACGCGCCATGCTTGAGTCGTACTATACGCTCTTCGCGCGCAATGTGTTTAAACGAAATCCAAACAGTATCTTTGGGAAATACCTTTTTGGCGCGCTCCGCCCACTCGACGGCTATAATATTTTTCGGATCAGAAATAATTTTTTTTAATCCAATCGTATCAAGCTCTTTTGATAATTTGATACGATACAAATCAAAATGCCACAAATTTTTAAAGGTGGATTTTTTGAGCGCGTAGCGTTTGGCAATCACAAAGGTTGGTGACTGCAAACGCCCACGCACGCCAAGGCCATGAGCAACACTTTGGGTAAAAAGCGTCTTACCCGTACCAAGCTCACCTGAGAGTGCGAGGCAGAGTGCATGATTTTTACTTCTGGCGACTGATCGTATCTCGCTACCAAAAAGTTTACCAAGTGCGCGTGTTGCGTCAGGACTCTTGAGTGTATAGGTAAGCTCCATCGTGCCCCCAGCGTAGCAATCTTAGGATGAAAAGCAAAAACGACCGTTCCCATGATTGGGTTCGGTCGTTCTCGTTTGGGGGCGGCAGCTGCCGCCCTATGTTTACTCACCTTCTGGCGCGAGGTCGCTCTCGCGAAGTCCCGGCTCGGCTTCGACGGGCTGTCCGCTATTGCGGATCGCCTCGTCGTACGCCTCGCGGTACGAACGGTCCTCGGTCGCGTCGGCGACGGCAGACTTGCCGTCGTAGCGCCCTTCGGCACGACCCTCGGCACGGTGACATGAAACATCGTCATCCGCGCAGCTCGTATCGACCAGCTTGGTCTCACCGAAGACGAGACCGAGGCCGAAGCCGAGGATGCCGAGTGGGATGTCGATGAGCCCAGGCTTGCGAACCACCTTGATGTTGGGATCCGCTCGCTCGGCACGCTCGACCACGATCGCCCGATCGTGGTTACGGTAGCCGCTGTAGCCGCTATCGTAGCCGCCGCTCCAGCGACTCGTGTAGCCGCCTCCATGCTGCCCACGAAGCCCCTTCCAGCACATGTGCCCACGAGGGCAGCCGGACTCGGCTGTGGCTGTGATTGGCGCAAGAAACGCTATCAGAAGAAAAAGAATGGAAAGAGCTCGCTTTGTCATCGTCATCTCCTATATCTCTGCCGAAGCATTATGCACCGGCTAGCAATTCAGTTTACTGTTTACATTATACTACTAAATATACTAAATGTCAATATCTCCAAAAACCCCTTATTGTATGCTAGGAATAGGACGATATGGGTGATTTAAAATCAGCAATTGCGAGTGCGTCAGCAGTGCTTATCGTGCTACCCGAAACAGTGCGTGATAAGGATTATTTGGCGGCACTGCAGATCCAAAAGATAGCGCCGCAGAAAACTGAGATGATTGTGCCCGAAGCAAAGGAGCTTGAATGGAAAGATTCTTTCGGTACACAGAGTAGCAAGCGAGAGTTTGTTATCGACATCAATACAACTATCACTCCGGTAGACGAACTTCGTTACGAAAAAACGGAAGGCGTCCTTTCTATTTATCTCTCGCATAAAGGGGCTTTCAATGAAAAAGCACTTTCGTGGGGTGAACACCGCGCACCAGCCGATCTTTTTATCACCCTCGGCTTTTCGTCAGAAAGCGGCGCGAAAAAAGCGATTGAAAACCTCCCGCGAAAAGGGGCAGCACGCCACATATGGGTAGAAGGAGATACTAACGGCCATAGCGCGCCCACTCCCACAAAACTATCAATCATATCAGCAGGTCTTCTGGGAAGATTAGTGGTTCGTTCGCGTATTGATACTGATACGAACACACTCTGGTCATTTATCACGCGTGATGATTTTACCAAGACAAACGCGAGCCCGCGCGAGCTTCCTGACCTGATGACCACCTATGCTTCGCTCGCTACCCTCCCCGAACACGCGTTGGTCTTCTGGCAACATGACGAGGCAGGTACCCAAGGATTTTTTAGATCGGAAGACACAACACTGGTAGGCACCGTCGCGCGGCGTCTCGGTAAAACACCGGAGCACCAACACCATGTAGTACTCTCTCCTTTTGCTAACTTTATTGAAGCAGAAATGGAAACGCGCAAATTGCTCCGTGAGCTCAAAGTGCGCTAGAATAGGAGCGTGGCATTTGACGAAGAACAACAAAAAGAAAAGCTAAGTCAGCTCCAGCAAAAAGAAGAGGAAGACCTAGCTCAACTGCTCGCCAAAAAATATAAAATCCCCTATCTCAACTTGGGGCGCGCTTTTATTGATCTTGATGCGCTCAAACTCGTACCGCGAGACCGCGCGGAAGCCGCGGGTCTCGCGGTTGTGCAGTCAACCGGTAAAAAATTGCAAATCGCCGTTAAGAATCCGACACTTGATAAGGCGAAAGAAATAGTCACGGAATTGCGCCGTGACGGCTACCAGCCACAACTTTTTTTAGTATCCATACGAAGCCTAAAACACGCGTGGGTTCGCTATGAGGAAGCTGGCGAGGAAACTGCGAGCATCACCAATGTCATCGATATCTCGAAAGATAAAATCGCTGAATTTCGCCGTGAGATAAAAACAACAAAAGACTTTGAACGCATGTTGGGTGACAAAATCTTGCAGGGCAAAACCCAACGGGTCACTGACTTTCTCGATTATGTATTAGGCGGTGCCTTTGAACTTGTCGTCTCTGACATCCATGTCGAACCTGCCGAAGATAAGGTGCATATGCGTGTGCGTCTTGATGGATTACTCCAAGACATCGCAAGCTTCTCACATGATATGCATAAGATGTTGTTGGTGCGTATTAAATTGGTTTGTGAGCTTAAACTTAATATTCATGATCGATCACAAGATGGTCGCTTTACGATTCGTGCAGGTGAATCTGATGTAGAGGTACGCGTCTCAACACTCCCCGGCCCCTACGGTGAATCGATCGTCATGCGTATCTTGCATCCGCGCGCCATTGAAACATCGTTTGAAGATCTCGGTATCCACCCCGTACTTCTTGAGCTCATCGAGCGTGAAATCCAAAAACCAAACGGTATGATTATCACCACAGGCCCTACGGGTTCTGGTAAAACCACGACACTCTACGCGTTTATCAAAAAACTCAATGAACCGGGCGTAAAAATAATCACTATTGAGGACCCGATTGAATATCATATAACCGGCATTACTCAAACACAGATAAATAAAGAAGCTGGCTATACCTTTGAGACGGGGCTTTCGGCAATTGTGCGTCAAGACCCCGATATCATTCTCGTCGGTGAAATGCGCAACCGTGAGACCGCTGAGATTGGTATGCAAGCGGCACTCACCGGTCACCTCGTATTTTCAACACTCCATACCAACAACGCGCCTGGCACCATCCCCCGTCTTATTGATCTTGGGGTACCCCCAAACATCATCGCGCCCGCCATCAATCTCGCGATCGCTCAGCGACTCGTGCGTATCTTATGTCCACACTGCAAAAAACAAGTGCCCGCGACACCCGAACAGATGGTGACTATAAAAAAACTTGTGGAAACCCTGCCAGAGAAATATACGCGTCCACCACTTGATAATGTATCGCTCTATACGCCGGGTGGATGCGGAGAGTGTAACTTCCTTGGATACAAAGGGCGCCTCGCGGTTTTTGAAGCATTTTTGATTGACGATGATATGGAACGGCTTATCTTGCAAAATCCATCGGAAGCCGTTGTGCGTGAGGCAGCAATCAAACAAGGCATGGTACTACTTGAGCAAGACGGTATCTTAAAACTTCTTGCTGGCATCACCTCGTGGGACGAACTCAACCGCATCGTCGGTTTAATCTAAAAATAAAAAAGCTTTCTCGCAAAAATCTCCAGACAATGTGCCCAGGCATGGGTGCCATAGGCTGAAGGCCTCTTCGAGGAGCAATCGCGCCGACCCCTCCTCGCAGAGCATAATATGCTTTAGAATAAAGACATTATTTCGCGCTGTGAGGAAGGGGACCAGATTGTCCGTGTACTAAAAGAAGGCCCAGATAAGGTAAACCTCAATTGTCTGGAGACTTTCAAGAGAAAGTCTCTTCTGAAGAACAATAACCACTATTATAGCTAAAATATAGCCACATGTCAATACCAGCCCAAAAACTCGATGACCGCTCGCTCGACAGCACCCTACGCCCTGCGCGCTGGGACGAATACATTGGCCAGCACCAGATAAAAGAGAATTTGGCTATTTTGATCGAAGCTGCAAAAAAACGAGGTGAGCCGCTCGAACATTTACTCTTTTATGGCCCCGCGGGCCTCGGTAAAACGACCCTTGCCCACCTTATCAAAAATGAAATGGGCGCCCAGATGAAAATAACCTCGGGCCCCGCGATCGAACGGGTGGGAGATCTCGCCTCAATCCTCACCAATCTTTCTTCGGGTGATATTTTGTTTATTGATGAAGTACACCGACTTAATAAACTTATCGAAGAGATCCTCTACCCCGCCATGGAAGCTCGATCACTCGATATCATCATTGGCAAAGGGCCTGCCGCGCGCACCATACAGCTCGAGCTCCCCTCTTTTACTCTTATTGCGGCTACTACCCGCGTAGCACTCCTTTCCTCGCCGCTACGCTCGCGTTTTTCGGGTGGTACCTTCCGACTTGAGTTTTATTCAGAAGATGATCTTAAAGAAATCTTGCGCCGTTCGGCAAAACTTCTTGGTATCGCCGCTGAACAAGACGCGCTCACTGAAATCGCCAAGCGAAGCAGATTTACACCGCGTGTTGCCAACCACCTTCTCAAGCGTTGTCGTGATGTGGCAGAAGTCAGGGGTGACGGTGTCATCACTGATAGAATCGCGCGCATGGCACTTGAACTTCTTGAAATTGACGAAGTAGGATTATCGTCAGAAGATAGACGCATACTCGATATATTGATAGAAAAATTTGCTGGCGGGCCCGTAGGGGTCGCGACACTCGCCGCCGCATCATCAGAAGAAGTGAGTACTATCGAGGAAATCCATGAACCGTATCTCATGCGTCTTGGTTTTATTGAACGAACACCACGAGGTAGGATGGCTACGCGTCGCGCCTATGAGCACCTAGGTGCTACGCCACCCGCAACCCTTTTCAATACATGATTACTATTATTGCCACTATTGCGTTCGCACTTTTTGCGGGACTCTACACCCTCGGTATTTGGATGGCTACTTGGCAAGAAGAGGAGCTTTCTCTCTCACACGAAAAAGCGGTGCATATGAATATTATTATCATCGCCATTTCTTTTGTACTCCTTATTATAGCACTCTGGGCGTTTATCCACATAAATTGGGATACTCTCATCCTCACCATCTAATGGTCACTCTTCAGCCGAACGAAAAAATATTGATGACAATTCACAAACACTGGTTTGTCTTTTTTGGTCGCATGATCGCCTTGCTCTCGGTGGGTGTCGTGCCGCTCTTTGGATTTTTGTTTGCGCCCGAGCTCGGATCTTTTATCAACTCGGACTCGCTCTGGTACCTCCTCCTCTTTTTTGCCATGATCTGGTGGCTCGTATTACTCTTTCTCTTTTTTATTGAATGGCTTGATTATTGGCTTGATGCATGGATAATTACCGATCAACGAATCATTGATATTGAACAAAAAAGTCTCTTCCGACGCGAGGTATCCGAATTCGTCATCGCACGCATTCAAGATATCAAGATAGAGACACCAGGATTTATTGGTACTGTACTTAAATTTGGTGACATCCGCATACAAACCGCGGGCGAGGAAAGTTTTACGATTGAGACGGTGCCCCATCTCAACGAGATAAAAAATCTTATTATGTCATTCGCGCACAAAGGCGCGATACGCGACCCGGACTAATACAACCAAACTATATGTCAGGACATAATAAATGGGCTCAGATCAAGCGTCAAAAAGCCGTAACGGACGGAAAACGCAGTAAGATGTTTGGTAAAATTGCGCGCATCATCAGTGTCGCCGCGCGAGACAAGGGCCCTGACCCAAGTCTCAATATGTCGCTCAAATCAGCGATACAAAAAGCGCATGAGATCAATATGCCGCAAGACAACATCGACCGCGCGATCAAGAAAGGTACGGGTGGTAGTGACGGAACGATACTCCAAGAATTTGTCTATGAGGCGTACGGACCGGGTGGTGTAGCGCTCCTCATGACGGGGATTACCGACAACAATAACCGCACATCAAACGAAGTAAAACACCTAATCTCTGAACGCGGTGGCAAATGGGCAAACCCGGGAAGTGTCTTGTGGGCGTTTGAGAGGAAAGAACATGAATGGTCACCTCTCGAGTACGGGCTTATTGAGATTTCGCCTACGGACACGGAAGCGCTCTATAAACTCATGGATGCGCTCGATGAGCACGACGACATCCAAGAAATCTACGCGAACAACAAAGAGTCATGAGAGTTCTTGGGATTGACCCGGGCATCGAACGCGTCGGATGGGGCGTTGTTGATACCGTGGGAGCGGTATCAACCTATTATAGGTGTGGACGCATCACCACACCGCGCACCATCTTGCACCAGGAGCGCCTTGAAATGATCGAGCGTGAGCTTGGTGCACTTATCAAAGAGATGCGCCCTGCGTGTGCTGTTGTCGAGCGTCTCTTTTTTGCGAAAAATAAAAAAACGGCGCTGGCGGTGGCAGAAGCGCGAGGAGTTATTATGCTCACTCTATCAGCAGCGTCACTCCCGATATATGAATTTACTCCTATGGAGGTAAAGATGGCAATCACGGGCAATGGGCACGCCGAGAAAAAACAGGTAGCGTGGATGGTCCGTAATATCCTAAAGGTACCCGCTGAGGTAACATCAGACGATGCCCTTGACGCGCTCGCCCTCTGCCTTATGATAGCCAAGTGAGGTTATCCACAGAGTCTTGTATTGCCCTTTTTGCCCACTCTCGGTATGTTCTTGGTATTAGATACGCAAGGTCGTAGATACTAGCAATAAATTAAGCACTTTTTGAGAATATGACACTACACACACAACCTTGGGCTACAGATGATGAAAAGGAGTTTGCCGACGAGGACGAGCTGACTGAAGAAGAAGTGAGTGAGGACGACGCAGATGATGACGATGATACTTTTGAAGAAGAAGGAATGTAGCCTCAACACCCCCCGCTAAAGCGGGGGGTGTTTTCTTGAAAAAAGGTCACATATTTGGTATAAAAGGTGTGTGATTTTTAGATCGTTACGCAAGAAGCATAAACATAAACTACTCCTCTGGATCCTCGCCGTCATGACTGTCGGCTTGTTTCTTTTTATACTCACAGGAGCCATTCTATTTGCCTTCATTAAAATACCTACCCTCGAAGATTTTCGAGAACGCAAGGTGGCAGAATCGACAAAGATTTATGACCGCACAGGTAAAATACTTCTCTGGGAAGTACATGGGGAGGAGCGCCGTACCGTAGTGCAGTTTGAAAATATCTCACGCAATGTAAAGAATGCGACCATTGCTATCGAGGATTCAAATTTTTATTCACATCATGGCATCAGCCCCCTCTCACTCTTTCGTGTTGTTTTTCTCAACATCTTTCAAGGCAAGCAAGTGGGGAGTGGCGGATCAACCATCACACAACAGCTTGTTAAAAATACATTGTTGACGCGCGAGCAAACATTGATACGCAAAGCAAAAGAAATAATCATCGCGGTCAAACTTGAGTCCGCCTATTCAAAAGATGACATCCTTAATCTCTATCTCAATGAGATACCGTATGGATCTAATACCTATGGTATCGAATCGGCCGCTCAAAACTTTTTTGGTATACCGGCATCCGATGTATCACTCACAGAGGCGGCGTATTTAGCAGCTCTTCCTCAGGCCCCTACCCGCTATTCACCCTACGGCAACAACCGTAAGGATTTAGAGGCACGAAAAGACCTTGTACTCGAACGCATGCGCACCCTCCAATATATCTCGACGGAAGAATATGAGAGCGCAAAAAAAGAAAAGGTGACATTCCTCCCCCAACGCAAACAAGGACTCCTTGCCCCCCATTTTGTAATGTATGTCCGTGAGATACTTAATGAAAAATATGGTGAAGATGTAATCGAGCAAGGTGGACTTGAGGTTATCACCACGCTTGACGCGGACCTCCAGACAAAAGCAGAAGCGATCGTAGCGCGGCGAGCCCCCGACATGCAAAAGAACTTCAATGCCTCAAATATCGCGCTCACCGCCATCGACCCTAAAACGGGGCATATTTTGGTTATGGTTGGTTCGCGCGACTATTTTGATGTAAATAACGATGGCAATTTTAATGTGGCGCTTGCGCGCCGCCAACCAGGATCTACCTTTAAACCATTGGTATACGCAACTGCGTTTAAAAAAGGATATACACCAGAAACAGTAGTCTTTGATTTGGAAACAAACTTTGCAGCAGCTGGCGATCCTTATATCCCGCAAAATTATGATGAAAAATTTCGGGGGCCGGTAACGCTTCGTGAGGCACTCGCGCAATCACTCAATGTGCCTGCGGTGAAAACACTCTATCTCGCGGGTATCGGCGATTCTATTGAGACAGCGCGTGACTTTGGTATTACTACACTCACCAATCAAAACCATTATGGACTTACTTTAGTGCTTGGTGGAGGTGAGGTTTCACTCCTTGAGCTCACCTCCGCGTATGGAGTATTTGCCAATCAAGGTATGAAAGTAAATCATCACCCTATTATTCAGGTGAAAGATAAGGACGGATCTATTTTGGAAGAAGAAATAGTGCGCTCAGAACTTGCTATTGATACTAATATTACCAATATGATCTCGAGTATCCTCTCGGACAATGCTGCGCGTACCCCAACCTTTGGTTCACGATCTCCTCTCTATTTTGAGGGGATGTCAGTCGCCGCAAAAACAGGTACTACCAATGATTACCGTGATGTCTGGACGGTTGGATACAATCCCAATATGGTAGTCGGTACATGGGCGGGAAATAATGACAACTCTTCAATGACAAAAAATGTCGCGGGTTTTATTATCGCGCCTCTCTGGCGTGAGTTTATGGATACAGCACTCGCGCAAGTAGAAAAAACAGTATTCACACCACCACAACCGGTGGGGGTGAAAAAGCCCGTACTTCGTGGTGTTTGGAAGGGATCGCGTGCCTATGAAGTTGATAAAATATCGGAGAATCTCGCTACTCCTTTTACCCCGCAAGACCAGCGGGAAGAACGAGTGACTCAAGAGATTCATTCGATCCTTTATTGGGTCAATAAAGACAACCCTGATGGCCCGATACCTACTAATCCAGCACAAGACCCACAGTTTTCGCTCTGGGAAGGCCCTGTGCGTGCGTGGGCACAAAAAAATGGATATGGAGACGGTGATATTTCAGGCAAACCTCTAGAATACGATTCCTCACACTCGCCTGAAAACTGGCCTAGTATCTCATTTCCAAACAATGAAGAGCGAAAAGTATTTAGTTATGGTGATGATATTGTTTTTCACCCAACTATTACCGGGCATTATACTATTGTAGATATTGAAATATTTGTTGATGGTGACTATATACGCTCAGAGAAAGGTGCGTTCCAAAATCTTGAGATTGGCGACTTTGAGACGGGCGAGCATGTATTAAAACTTAAGGTATATGATATCATCGGCAATAAACAAGAACGAGAAGTTTCTTTTACCGTTGCGGCCCCTTAAACATTACTTTCTCCACATCTCCCTGCGGAATACTCTCGAGTAGTGTCTTAAGTATACGGTCTTGATGTTGGTGTATATAATGCTTTAAAATCGCTGAGGATGTATAGATGATAAGAGTTTTGTCGCGGCACTCAACATTATATTGTCCATCATAGCCTGTAAGAATGGCCTGTAGAGCTCCTGCGACAGTTTCACCTAGTCGCTTCCGTGTAAGCTCGTGTGATTGATCGATTCGTGCAAATGCGTCCGGGAGAAGTATGAGAATACGATTAAAACTCATACCGTGCCCTTCATAGGCATGACGATATATATTGATCCTTCGCGCCCTACCGGCTTAATCATTAATGGTTGTGACTCTGAATTAAAACCAAAAAATAATTTCTCCTCACTATACGACTCTACCCCTTGGAGAAGGTATTGAAAGTTGAACACAATAAAAACATCTTCTCCATCAAACTCACCTTTCATAACCCCTTTATACATACCTTGGTTATTCTTACTCTCAATAGTGATTAATTTCTCTTTTACCGTAAGTGAGAAAGATACACTATTGAGTTTATTGGCAAAAATGCTCGCACGGCGTAATTGAGTGACAATTTCTTGACGGGTAAGAACCCCGTGAGTTTTAAAATCTTTAGGGATAATTTGTTGATAATCTGGAAAATTCCCTTCAGTGAGTCGTGAATAAAGTGTAATATTTCCAAAACGAAATAGAGCCTCCCCTTTACCTATTAAAAACTCTACTTGATCACTATCACCTTGATCGGCAAGGCGTATAATCTCCTCAAAAGTACGCGCTGGGAGTAAAAAAGATTCTTTTGGATTCTTAATTGATAATGAGCTAAGTTTTATCCTTTCTTCACTAAGACGAAAACTATCGGTAGCCGCGATAAGGAGTGTTTCTCTCTCAAGTATAGCTAAAATACTAGCAAGCTCTGGTTTAATAGCACTTTTCGATACAGAAATAAGTACTCGTGGAAAAAACTGAGTAATATCTTTTTTAAAAATCGTAGCTTTATATAACTCTTTAAGTGTAGGAAATGGTGGAAAATCTTCTTGTGGGTACCCTTTTATATTTATTTCCTGCCCTTGGACACTAAGTGTTACATCAACACCAGTACTCTCAATAGTTATTTTTTCATCCTTAGTGAGTGTAGATATATAAGAAAGAAGTTGTTTTGATGGTATCACCACACTACCTTGTTCACTTACCGTACACCGTACAGTTGTTTGAATACCAATCTCAAGATTAGTACCCATAATACGGAGTGATCCACTTTCAGTTGTTATAAAAAATGATCCGAGTATTGGAAGAGTGATATCTTTACTCGTAGCTCGTTCCACAATACTGAGAGCCTTTTTTAAATTATCTGCGATAGTTATACACTTCATACCGGATTCTATAATAGATTAATTAATTAAGTTTTTATCTTTTAGTAGTTATTGTTGTGTGAGGGATAAAGTGTATAAATTATTTTTTCTATACAGTGTACTGAATATTTATTTTTTATAGATTAAGAAAGTTTTTATATGGTGTGGATAGCGGTTGGATAGAATTGTAATTTGGAAAATATTTTTTAGCTTTCATACATCTTCCCCCTAATTTGTTTAATTTCTTCCACAAGTTTTGAGTCTTTCTTCAACTCATTAGAAATCTTTTCATATGCATGAAGTGCGGTAGTATGATCACGCCCACCAAGTTTTTGTCCGATAAATGGATATGATCCATGAAAATCTTCACGGAGAAGATACATAGCAATCTGCCGAGGGCGTACCACTTCCCTCCTTCGTGATCGCTCAAAAAGTCCACCCTCTCCAAGGTCATAATAATGCGCTACAGCGTTGATAATTTGCGATGGGGTCGCAATCCGCTTTGTGGTTCTTGTAAGCTGCTCAAGCGAGATTTTAGCTTCCTCAAGGGTAAGGGGGCGTCCCTTGTACTTCGATTTTGCAAGAATGATATTAAGAGCACCTTCAAGCTCACGGATATTTTTTTGGATAGTAAATGCAATATATTCAAGTACAACATCCGCTATAATCGGTTCTTTAGTGCCCTGCTTGAGTCTTAAGATGGCGAGGCGCGCTTCGTACTCTGGTTCACTAATATCAGCGTTGAGCCCAGCTTCAAAGCGTGAACGAAGACGCTCTTCAAGATTTTGAATTGCTTGCGGGGGCTTGTCTGATGAGAAAATAATCTGTTTACCCCGTTCGTATAAAGAGTTAAAAGTATGGAAAAACTCCTCTTCGCTCTTTATTTTCCCCGCAATAAATTGGACATCATCAATAATAAGAAGATCAACATTTCGGTACTTCTCTTTAAAATTATGGAGCGGCTCACGGTTTTGAATCGTCGAGACAAGTTCATTCACAAAACGCTCCGAGGTGAGGTAGAGTATTTTAAAGTCAGGATGATCTTTTTTTACTTGGTTACCGATCGCATGGAGAAGATGTGTCTTCCCAAGCCCCACTCCCCCATAGACAAAGAACGGATTGTAGAGCGCGCCAAGATTTTTTGTTATAGAAAGACCCGCGGCGTGGGCAAATTCGTTAAAAGTGCCAATAACAAACGATTCAAAGGTATATCTCGGGTTGAGGTTTGTGTCTCGGTCGACAGAAAATTCTTTAAATTCAAGCTGTTCATCGGGCATCTCCACCGGCTCCTGTCGTTTTTTTGTTTGCGGTTGGATGGGCGTGTCTACCGATGAAACGATATAGCTAGCATTTCGGATCTCAGGCATAGTAGAGCGCAGTGATTTGATGATATTTTTATGAAATTTCTTCTCGAGCCACTCTTTAGCGAAAGCGTTAGGGACCGCGATAGTCGCGACACCATCTTCAATGCCGTGGATTGAAGTTTGTTTAAACCAAGTGGCAAAATTGGCACGGGAAACTTCAAACTCGATCTGTCCGAGT contains the following coding sequences:
- the dnaA gene encoding chromosomal replication initiator protein DnaA, producing MNQEELWQSVLGQIEFEVSRANFATWFKQTSIHGIEDGVATIAVPNAFAKEWLEKKFHKNIIKSLRSTMPEIRNASYIVSSVDTPIQPQTKKRQEPVEMPDEQLEFKEFSVDRDTNLNPRYTFESFVIGTFNEFAHAAGLSITKNLGALYNPFFVYGGVGLGKTHLLHAIGNQVKKDHPDFKILYLTSERFVNELVSTIQNREPLHNFKEKYRNVDLLIIDDVQFIAGKIKSEEEFFHTFNSLYERGKQIIFSSDKPPQAIQNLEERLRSRFEAGLNADISEPEYEARLAILRLKQGTKEPIIADVVLEYIAFTIQKNIRELEGALNIILAKSKYKGRPLTLEEAKISLEQLTRTTKRIATPSQIINAVAHYYDLGEGGLFERSRRREVVRPRQIAMYLLREDFHGSYPFIGQKLGGRDHTTALHAYEKISNELKKDSKLVEEIKQIRGKMYES